A DNA window from Cutaneotrichosporon cavernicola HIS019 DNA, chromosome: 2 contains the following coding sequences:
- a CDS encoding uncharacterized protein (Belongs to the small GTPase superfamily. Arf family): protein MAYLFQGLIDWLRSLFWAKHLEVTIVGLQASGKTSLVNVLGSGQWSEDVVPTVAYNLRQVRKGNVTMKIWDVAGQPKFRSMWDRYCRGANAIIYVVDAADTKLIPTSTSELHSLLALPSLAGVPLLVLANKSDLPGAIGVDEIIRDMRLAEIGGRVVSCYSTSNKTKHNLDIVLAWLTQRAQ, encoded by the exons ATGGCATACCTGTTTCAGGGGTTAATCGACTGGTTACGCTCGTTATTCTGGGCAAAGCACCTTGAAGTCACCATCGTTGGGTTACAG gccAGCGGCAAGACTTC CCtcgtcaatgtcctcgGGTCTGGCCAGTGGTCGGAGGACGTCGTTCCGACCGTCGCGTACAACTTACGCCAAGTCCGGAAAGGAAACGTGACAATGAAGATCTGGGATGTTGCT GGTCAGCCAAAGTTCCGAAGCATGTGGGACAGGTACTGCCGCGGCGCAAATGCCATCAT CTATGTTgttgacgccgccgac ACCAAGCTCATCCCCACATCAACGAGCGAGCTGCATTCGCTTCTTGCCCTCCCGTCGCTAGCCGGCGTGCCGCTCCTCGTACTCGCCAACAAAAGCGACTTACCAGGTGccatcggcgtcgatgaGATTATCCGTGACATGCGACTCGCTGAGATCGGTGGCCGTGTCGTCTCT TGTTACTCGACCAGCAACAAGACAAAGCATAACCTCGACATCGTTCTGGCCTGGCTCACACAGCGTGCCCAATGA
- a CDS encoding uncharacterized protein (MafB19-like deaminase), protein MLFSALISGAIATITGLLSLSVKNPVIDEDVALEVDLKWMRAAIDAMPPCHFNAYGSVIINATSNEILCEGYNSQRELGDPTEHGEVNAIRNCVRKFSSLGWTPFEIAEIWPQSWIYTTAEPCPMCGTTILQAGFRRVVYGTSSPSLISLGWTEYLVSVRNEWLRRAAVVQPGFGAGRPITQVVGPLGDNETDPLLAWQFNASYPCPAGCGRSQGVCMPEYK, encoded by the exons ATGTTATTCAGCGCACTCATCTCTGGCGCCATAGCGACCATCACAggcctcctctctctctcggTCAAGAACCCCGTCATCGACGAAGATGTCGCCTTGGAAGTAGACCTCAAGTGGATGCGAGCAGCAATTGACGCCATGCCGCCGTGCCACTTTAACGCGTACGGCTCG GTAATCATCAATGCAACCAGTAATGAGATCCTGTGCGAGGGATACAACTCGCAGCGCGAACTCGGAGACCCAACCGAACACGGTGAGGTAAACGCCATCAGG AACTGCGTACGCAAGTTCTCCTCGTTGGGGTGGACGCCGTTCGAGATTGCCGAGATCTGGCCCCAGAGCTGGATATATACTACTGCCGAACCGTGTCCTATGTGCGGAACGACCATTCTTCAAG ccgGCTTCCGCCGCGTTGTGTACGGTacatcctcgccgtcccTCATTTCATTGGGATGGACAGAGTACCTCGTCTCCGTACGAAATGAGTGGCTTCGCCGGGCCGCGGTCGTACAGCCCGGCTTTGGGGCTGGGCGGCCTATCACGCAGGTCGTCGGGCCACTAGGAGATAACGAGACGGATCCGTTATTAGCGTGGCAGTTTAACGCGAGTTATCCTTGTCCTGCTGGATGTGGGCGGAGTCAGGGAGTGTGCATGCCCGAGTATAAGTAG
- a CDS encoding uncharacterized protein (Hemerythrin HHE cation binding domain), with translation MDVSPPTSTTPPADPTGTAAGKKRAAAEAVKAMSPREFRKWNKLADGMATFHDRFEREFNYVYQLADGGWRAKVPFARFIREAEQVSHHLDMHHRIEEAYFFPMLAKKLPQFSTNGRGAEHVASHRAIHRGLDKYDAVLERARRDPDGYDGKELREVMDGFREVLFNHLEEEVRDLGAESVYAAGFTLDELARFPM, from the exons ATGGACGTCTCCCCTCCCACTTCTACCACTCCACCCGCCGACCCCACCGGAACCGCGGCTGGGAAGAAacgtgccgccgccgaggcggtcAAGGCCATGTCGCCGCGCGAGTTTCGGAAATGGAACAAGCTGGCGGACGGCATGGCCACCTTTCACGATAGGTTTGAGCGCGAGTTCAACTACGTCTATCAA CTCGCAGACGGGGGATGGCGCGCCAAAGTCCCCTTCGCTAGGTTCATCCGGGAAGCCGAGCAGGTCTCGCATCACCTCGACATGCACCACCGCATAGAGGAGGCGTACTTCTTTCCCATGCTGGCCAAGAAATTGCCCCAGTTCAGCACCAATGGTCGCGGGGCGGAACATGTCGCCTCGCATAGAGCCATCCATCGGGGGTTGGACAAGTACGATGCCGTGCTTgagcgagctcggcgcgatCCCGACGGGTATGACGGCAAAGAGCTGAGGGAGGTCATGGATGGGTTTAGGGAGGTTCTGTTCAATCAtctcgaggaagaggttAGGGATCTCGGGGCGGAGAGTGTTTACGCTGCGGGCTTTACgcttgatgagctcgcTAGGTTCCCAATGTAG